One Spinacia oleracea cultivar Varoflay chromosome 4, BTI_SOV_V1, whole genome shotgun sequence DNA segment encodes these proteins:
- the LOC110803990 gene encoding uncharacterized protein, translated as MAQTPLPPNQDPSSPFYLHPTNNTASQLVSVKFGGDGYGHLKRSMMISMSSKNKLDFVNGTLPKPNATHATYQAWLRCNDMMISWILFNLSPNVAKSVLYFGTAKEIWEDLEDMFGFVPRPQLYSLEQQATNITQECWLKKRDKEKTVNLWHTMRAMLLQQTGEDSMIIRTDELTTLTYHSIVRTTTHSLVASMPGGTRTGHKKPSSYFCDHCKVNGHSTERCFGLHGFPPGFTGFKTDKRAAAATYSDESFDDDMVEYQNQFYPNDREPSQTQPQPGFFTADQCS; from the exons ATGGCCCAAACACCTTTACCACCAAATCAAGATCCTTCTAGTCCATTTTACTTGCATCCTACAAATAACACTGCTAGTCAGTTAGTTTCAGTGAAGTTTGGAGGAGATGGATATGGACATTTGAAAAGAAGCATGATGATCTCCATGTCGTCTAAGAACAAGTTAGACTTTGTGAATGGAACATTGCCAAAACCAAATGCTACACATGCTACATACCAGGCATGGCTGAGATGTAATGATATGATGATATCATGGATATTGTTTAATCTGTCACCAAACGTAGCTAAAAGTGTGTTGTATTTCGGTACAGCTAAGGAAATATGGGAAGACTTAGAGGACATGTTCGGTTTTGTACCTAGACCACAATTGTACTCCTTGGAACAACAGGCTACAAATATCACCCAAG AATGTTGGCTTAAGAAGAGAGACAAAGAGAAAACTGTGAACCTATGGCATACAATGAGAGCCATGCTTTTGCAGCAGACAGGAGAAGATTCAATGATTATCAGAACAGACGAACTTACAACACTTACATACCACAGTATAGTAAGAACAACAACTCACAGTTTGGTAGCTAGTATGCCTGGAGGAACTAGAACTGGTCACAAGAAACCTTCTAGTTATTTTTGTGATCATTGTAAGGTTAATGGCCATAGCACAGAAAGGTGTTTTGGACTACATGGATTCCCACCAGGTTTTACAGGTTTCAAAACTGACAAGAGAGCTGCAGCAGCCACCTATTCTGATGAAAGCTTTGATGATGACATGGTTGAATATCAGAATCAGTTTTATCCTAATGACAGAGAACCAAGTCAAACACAACCACAACCTGGTTTTTTTACTGCAGACCAATGCTCATAG